In a single window of the Pseudodesulfovibrio profundus genome:
- a CDS encoding DUF7768 domain-containing protein, giving the protein MKRIFVCSPFAGDIARNVRVAEALCRRVMRSGHAPFAPHLLYPTFTDDSVPEQRETGIACGLAYMECCDEVWAFTGKGISNGMRRELDRAGQLGKPILEIAEV; this is encoded by the coding sequence ATGAAACGCATCTTTGTCTGCAGCCCGTTCGCGGGCGACATAGCCCGAAACGTCAGGGTCGCCGAGGCGCTTTGCCGTCGGGTCATGAGAAGCGGTCACGCGCCGTTCGCGCCGCATCTGCTGTATCCGACCTTCACCGACGACAGCGTTCCCGAGCAGCGGGAGACGGGCATCGCCTGCGGCCTGGCCTACATGGAATGTTGCGACGAGGTGTGGGCGTTTACCGGCAAGGGCATTTCCAACGGCATGCGGCGGGAACTGGACCGGGCCGGACAACTGGGCAAGCCGATCCTCGAGATCGCCGAGGTGTAA
- a CDS encoding CIS tube protein — translation MAWDQQPIKGYLVDADTGERLEFQYNPNSISDEKSTDYATIKIPGMSHPRYQYVAGEPRRIAFKVELFKGPVKQKVDWLRSLQYPEHAGTMLKNAPHRVLLIFGDLYPGVTCIVRQVKARFFGLFDRDNLLPQRAEVDIVLEEYVDRSINWSEVRS, via the coding sequence ATGGCCTGGGATCAACAGCCCATCAAGGGATATCTGGTGGACGCCGACACGGGGGAGCGGCTCGAATTCCAGTACAACCCCAACTCCATCAGCGACGAGAAGTCGACCGACTACGCGACGATCAAGATCCCCGGCATGAGCCATCCCCGCTACCAGTACGTCGCCGGGGAACCGCGCCGGATCGCCTTCAAGGTCGAGCTGTTCAAGGGGCCGGTCAAACAGAAGGTCGACTGGCTCCGCTCGCTGCAATATCCGGAACACGCCGGAACCATGCTCAAGAACGCGCCGCACCGTGTGCTGCTCATCTTCGGCGATCTCTACCCCGGCGTGACCTGCATCGTCCGGCAGGTGAAGGCGCGGTTCTTCGGCCTGTTCGACCGGGACAACCTGCTGCCGCAACGGGCCGAGGTGGACATCGTCCTCGAAGAATATGTGGACCGTTCCATCAACTGGTCGGAGGTACGTTCATGA
- a CDS encoding LysM peptidoglycan-binding domain-containing protein, producing MIGRDSRYAHSILYRDSDGTSVGMRQRIDTTPRHDDRLHTVVEGDRLDLLAHRYLGDARLWWIICDYNDLFFPLALEPGLALRIPSREHVQMRLLD from the coding sequence ATGATTGGTCGCGATTCCCGCTACGCCCACAGCATTCTCTACCGGGACAGCGACGGCACCTCCGTCGGCATGCGCCAGCGCATCGACACCACCCCCAGACACGACGACCGCCTGCACACCGTGGTCGAAGGCGACCGTCTGGATCTGCTCGCGCACCGCTATCTGGGTGACGCCCGGCTCTGGTGGATCATCTGCGACTACAACGACCTCTTTTTCCCGTTGGCGCTCGAGCCGGGTCTGGCGCTGCGCATTCCCTCCCGCGAACACGTCCAGATGCGCCTGCTCGACTGA